In the genome of Pseudomonas sp. LBUM920, one region contains:
- a CDS encoding thymidylate synthase — protein sequence MKQYLELLNDVVTNGLTKGDRTGTGTKAVFARQYRHNLADGFPLLTTKKLHFKSIANELIWMLSGNTNIKWLNENGVKIWDEWATEDGDLGPVYGEQWTAWPTKDGGKINQIDYMVDTLKNNPNSRRILFHGWNVEYLPDETKSPQENARNGKQALPPCHLLYQAFVHDGHLSMQLYIRSSDVFLGLPYNTAALALLTHMLAQQCDLIPHEIIVTTGDTHAYSNHMEQIRTQLARTPKKLPELVIKRKPASIYDYKFEDFEIVGYDADPSIKADVAI from the coding sequence ATGAAGCAATATCTCGAACTACTGAACGACGTCGTGACCAATGGATTGACCAAGGGCGATCGCACCGGCACCGGCACCAAAGCCGTGTTTGCCCGTCAGTATCGGCATAACTTGGCCGACGGCTTCCCGCTGCTGACCACCAAGAAGCTTCACTTCAAAAGCATCGCCAATGAATTGATCTGGATGTTGAGTGGCAACACCAACATCAAGTGGCTGAACGAAAACGGCGTGAAAATCTGGGACGAGTGGGCCACCGAAGACGGTGACCTGGGCCCGGTGTACGGCGAGCAGTGGACCGCCTGGCCGACCAAGGACGGCGGCAAGATCAACCAGATCGACTACATGGTCGACACGTTGAAGAACAACCCCAACAGCCGTCGCATCCTGTTCCACGGCTGGAACGTCGAATACCTGCCGGACGAAACCAAGAGCCCGCAGGAAAACGCGCGCAACGGCAAGCAAGCGCTGCCGCCGTGCCACCTGCTGTATCAGGCGTTTGTGCATGACGGCCATCTGTCGATGCAGTTGTACATCCGCAGCTCCGACGTCTTCCTCGGCCTGCCATACAACACCGCCGCGCTGGCGTTGCTGACCCACATGCTGGCCCAGCAATGCGACCTGATCCCGCACGAGATCATCGTCACCACTGGCGACACCCACGCGTACAGCAACCACATGGAACAAATCCGCACCCAGCTGGCGCGTACGCCGAAGAAGCTGCCGGAGCTGGTGATCAAGCGCAAACCGGCGTCGATCTACGACTACAAGTTCGAAGACTTTGAAATCGTCGGCTACGACGCGGACCCAAGCATCAAGGCTGACGTGGCCATCTAA
- the lgt gene encoding prolipoprotein diacylglyceryl transferase, giving the protein MLPYPQINPVAVAIGPLQIHWYGLMYLIGIGGAWLLASRRLNRFDPTWTKEKLSDMVFWMSMGVIVGGRLGYVLFYDLPAYIANPTLIFEVWKGGMAFHGGFVGVMIAAWWFGRRNGKSFFQLMDFVAPFVPIGLGAGRIGNFINAELWGKPTDVPWAMVFPPFSDPAQLPRHPSQLYQFALEGVALFLILYIFSRKPRPTMAVSGMFALFYGIFRFIVEFVRVPDAQLGYLAWGWLTMGQILSMPMILAGLGLLWWAYNRPQGIKSAAL; this is encoded by the coding sequence ATGCTGCCTTACCCGCAGATCAACCCGGTGGCCGTGGCCATCGGTCCGCTGCAAATCCACTGGTACGGGTTGATGTACCTGATCGGCATCGGCGGTGCCTGGCTGCTGGCTTCCCGGCGCCTGAACCGTTTCGACCCGACCTGGACCAAGGAGAAGCTCTCCGACATGGTGTTCTGGATGTCGATGGGCGTAATCGTCGGCGGGCGTCTGGGGTATGTGCTGTTTTACGACCTGCCAGCCTATATCGCCAACCCGACGCTGATTTTTGAGGTGTGGAAGGGCGGCATGGCGTTCCACGGCGGCTTTGTCGGCGTGATGATCGCCGCGTGGTGGTTCGGCCGCCGTAACGGCAAGTCGTTCTTCCAGCTGATGGACTTCGTCGCGCCGTTCGTGCCGATTGGCCTGGGTGCCGGGCGGATCGGTAACTTCATCAACGCCGAGTTGTGGGGCAAGCCGACCGACGTGCCGTGGGCCATGGTGTTCCCGCCATTCAGCGACCCGGCGCAGTTGCCGCGCCATCCGTCGCAGCTCTACCAGTTCGCCCTGGAAGGTGTGGCACTGTTCCTGATTCTGTACATCTTCTCGCGCAAGCCACGCCCAACCATGGCCGTGTCGGGGATGTTCGCGCTGTTCTACGGGATCTTCCGCTTTATCGTCGAGTTCGTGCGCGTGCCGGATGCACAGCTGGGCTACCTGGCGTGGGGCTGGTTGACCATGGGGCAGATTCTCAGCATGCCGATGATTCTGGCGGGCCTGGGCCTGCTGTGGTGGGCTTACAACCGTCCGCAGGGCATCAAGAGCGCCGCGCTTTAA
- a CDS encoding NRDE family protein translates to MCLIVFAWRPGHAHPLIVAANRDEFYARPSLPLAQWPDAPHIYAGRDQEAGGTWLGVSAEGRFAALTNIRDPHQPPSRKSRGELVARFLAGSLSIDDYLADVNGRSIEYAGFNLLVGTQNELWHYNANETTPTQLKAGVYGLSNAGLDTPWPKLVKAKAAFGELLENPQPQALLDILSDPQTAPFADLPDTGVGLATESLLSSVFIASPSYGTRASTALIVNADGSRRMVERSFGPLGGRLGEVELNI, encoded by the coding sequence ATGTGCCTGATTGTTTTCGCCTGGCGACCGGGCCACGCCCATCCGCTGATCGTCGCGGCCAACCGTGATGAGTTCTACGCTCGCCCCAGCCTGCCGCTGGCCCAGTGGCCGGATGCGCCGCACATTTACGCCGGCCGCGACCAGGAAGCCGGTGGCACCTGGCTTGGGGTCAGCGCCGAGGGGCGCTTTGCGGCCCTGACCAATATCCGCGACCCGCACCAGCCGCCGTCACGTAAGTCGCGCGGGGAACTGGTGGCGCGATTCCTCGCCGGTTCACTGTCAATTGACGACTACTTGGCCGACGTTAACGGCCGTTCGATTGAATACGCGGGGTTTAACCTGTTAGTGGGTACGCAGAATGAGCTGTGGCATTACAACGCCAATGAGACTACGCCGACACAACTGAAGGCCGGGGTTTATGGGTTATCCAACGCCGGGCTGGATACGCCATGGCCAAAGCTGGTCAAGGCCAAGGCGGCATTTGGCGAATTATTGGAAAATCCGCAGCCGCAGGCTTTGCTGGACATACTGAGCGACCCGCAGACCGCGCCGTTTGCCGACTTGCCGGACACCGGCGTGGGGTTGGCGACCGAGAGTTTATTGTCGAGTGTGTTTATTGCCAGTCCCAGTTATGGGACCCGGGCGAGTACGGCGTTGATTGTGAATGCGGATGGGTCACGGCGGATGGTGGAGCGTAGCTTCGGGCCGCTGGGTGGCCGACTGGGTGAAGTCGAACTCAACATTTAG
- the ptsP gene encoding phosphoenolpyruvate--protein phosphotransferase, translating into MLNTLRKIVQEVNSAKDLKAALGIIVLRVKEAMGSQVCSVYLLDPETNRFVLMATEGLNKRSIGKVSMAPNEGLVGLVGTREEPLNLENAADHPRYRYFAETGEERYASFLGAPIIHHRRVVGVLVIQQKERRQFDEGEEAFLVTMSAQLAGVIAHAEATGSIRGLGRQGKGIQEAKFVGVPGSPGAAVGTAVVMLPPADLDVVPDKTVHDIDAEIKLFKTALEGVRADMRNLSTKLATQLRPEERALFDVYQMMLDDASLGNEVKTVIKTGQWAQGALRQVVTDHVNRFELMDDAYLRERASDVRDLGRRLLAYLQEDRTTNLVYPDNTILISEELTATMLGEVPEGKLVGLVSVLGSGNSHVAILARAMGIPTVMGLVDLPYSKVDGIDMIVDGHRGEVFTNPSELLRKQYAEVVEEEKQLALGLDSLRELPCVTLDGHRVPLLVNTGLLADVARAQQRGAEGVGLYRTEVPFMINQRFPSEKEQLAIYREQLSAFHPLPVTMRSLDIGGDKSLSYFPIKEDNPFLGWRGIRVTLDHPEIFLVQTRAMLKASEGLNNLRILLPMISGTHELEEALHLIHRAWGEVRDEGADVPMPPIGVMIEIPAAVYQAKELARQVDFLSVGSNDLTQYLLAVDRNNPRVADLYDYLHPAVLQALQHVVRDAHAEGKPVSICGEMAGDPAAAVLLMAMGFDSLSMNATNLPKVKWMLRQVELSMAKDLLAELMTIDNPQVIHSSLQLALKNLGLTRMINPASAKTL; encoded by the coding sequence ATGCTCAATACGCTGCGCAAGATCGTCCAGGAAGTTAACTCCGCCAAGGATCTCAAGGCGGCGTTGGGGATTATTGTGTTGCGCGTCAAGGAAGCCATGGGCAGCCAGGTCTGCTCGGTTTACCTGCTGGACCCCGAGACCAACCGTTTTGTGCTGATGGCCACCGAGGGCCTGAACAAGCGCTCCATCGGCAAGGTCAGCATGGCGCCCAATGAAGGTCTGGTGGGCCTGGTGGGGACGCGTGAAGAACCCCTGAACCTTGAAAACGCGGCCGATCACCCGCGTTACCGCTACTTTGCCGAAACCGGCGAAGAGCGCTACGCCTCGTTCCTCGGCGCACCGATCATTCACCACCGCCGCGTTGTCGGCGTGTTGGTCATCCAGCAAAAAGAACGCCGCCAGTTCGACGAAGGTGAAGAAGCCTTCCTCGTGACCATGAGCGCGCAGCTCGCCGGGGTTATTGCCCACGCCGAGGCGACGGGCTCGATTCGCGGCCTGGGCCGTCAGGGCAAGGGCATCCAGGAAGCCAAGTTCGTCGGCGTGCCGGGTTCGCCGGGGGCTGCCGTCGGTACGGCGGTGGTCATGCTGCCACCGGCCGACCTCGATGTGGTGCCGGACAAGACCGTCCACGACATCGACGCCGAAATCAAACTGTTCAAGACCGCCCTGGAAGGCGTGCGCGCCGACATGCGCAACCTGTCGACCAAACTGGCCACGCAACTGCGCCCCGAAGAGCGCGCGCTGTTCGACGTGTACCAGATGATGCTCGACGACGCGTCGCTGGGTAATGAAGTCAAAACCGTGATCAAGACCGGTCAGTGGGCCCAGGGCGCGCTGCGCCAAGTGGTCACCGATCACGTCAACCGTTTCGAGTTGATGGACGACGCCTACCTGCGCGAGCGTGCCTCGGATGTGCGTGACCTTGGTCGCCGTCTGCTGGCCTACCTGCAGGAAGACCGCACCACCAACCTGGTCTACCCCGACAACACCATCCTGATCAGTGAAGAGCTGACCGCCACCATGCTCGGCGAAGTGCCGGAAGGCAAACTGGTGGGCCTGGTCTCGGTTCTGGGTTCAGGTAACTCCCACGTCGCGATCCTGGCCCGGGCCATGGGTATTCCGACGGTCATGGGCCTGGTGGACCTGCCGTATTCCAAGGTTGACGGCATCGACATGATCGTCGACGGCCATCGCGGCGAAGTTTTTACCAACCCCAGCGAGCTGTTGCGCAAGCAATACGCCGAAGTGGTGGAGGAAGAGAAACAACTTGCGCTGGGCCTCGATTCGCTGCGCGAACTGCCGTGCGTGACCCTAGACGGCCACCGCGTGCCGCTGCTGGTCAACACCGGCCTGCTCGCCGATGTGGCCCGCGCGCAACAGCGCGGCGCCGAAGGGGTAGGGCTGTACCGCACCGAAGTGCCGTTCATGATCAACCAACGGTTCCCGAGCGAGAAGGAGCAGCTGGCGATTTATCGCGAGCAACTGTCTGCCTTCCACCCGTTGCCGGTGACGATGCGCAGCCTGGACATCGGCGGCGATAAGTCACTGTCTTACTTCCCGATCAAGGAAGACAACCCCTTCCTTGGCTGGCGCGGCATTCGCGTGACCCTCGACCATCCTGAAATTTTCCTCGTGCAGACCCGCGCCATGCTCAAGGCCAGCGAAGGCCTGAACAACCTGCGCATCCTGTTGCCGATGATCTCCGGCACCCATGAGCTGGAAGAGGCTCTGCATTTGATTCACCGCGCCTGGGGCGAAGTACGCGACGAAGGTGCCGACGTGCCGATGCCGCCGATTGGCGTGATGATCGAAATTCCAGCGGCGGTGTACCAGGCTAAAGAGCTGGCGCGGCAGGTGGACTTCCTTTCGGTCGGCTCCAACGACTTGACCCAGTACTTGCTGGCCGTGGACCGCAACAACCCACGGGTGGCCGACCTCTACGACTACCTGCATCCGGCGGTGTTGCAAGCCTTGCAACATGTGGTGCGCGACGCCCATGCCGAAGGCAAGCCTGTGAGCATCTGCGGTGAAATGGCCGGCGACCCGGCCGCAGCGGTGCTGTTGATGGCGATGGGCTTTGACAGCCTGTCGATGAACGCCACCAACTTGCCGAAGGTGAAGTGGATGTTGCGCCAGGTTGAGCTGAGCATGGCCAAGGATTTGCTGGCCGAGCTGATGACCATCGACAACCCGCAAGTTATCCACAGCTCGCTGCAGTTGGCGCTGAAGAACCTGGGGCTGACGCGGATGATCAACCCGGCCTCGGCGAAAACCCTCTAG
- a CDS encoding RNA pyrophosphohydrolase: protein MIDPDGFRPNVGIILTNDAGQVLWARRINQDAWQFPQGGINPDETPEDALYRELNEEVGLEREDVQILACTRGWLRYRLPQRLVRTHSQPLCIGQKQKWFLLRLISNEQRVRMDLTGKPEFDGWRWVSYWYPLGQVVTFKREVYRRALKELAPRLLARD from the coding sequence GTGATCGACCCCGATGGTTTCCGTCCTAATGTCGGGATTATTCTTACGAATGATGCCGGACAGGTGCTATGGGCTCGCCGAATCAACCAAGATGCCTGGCAGTTTCCTCAAGGCGGAATCAACCCCGACGAAACCCCTGAAGACGCCTTGTACCGTGAGTTGAATGAAGAAGTCGGCCTTGAGCGCGAAGATGTGCAAATTCTGGCCTGTACCCGTGGCTGGTTGCGCTATCGTTTGCCGCAACGCCTGGTGCGTACCCACAGCCAACCGCTGTGCATCGGCCAGAAGCAGAAATGGTTTCTCCTGCGCCTGATCTCCAACGAGCAGCGGGTGCGGATGGATTTGACCGGTAAACCGGAGTTCGATGGCTGGCGTTGGGTCAGTTATTGGTACCCGTTGGGCCAGGTGGTGACATTCAAGCGCGAGGTTTATCGTCGCGCTCTCAAAGAGCTTGCCCCGCGCCTTTTAGCGCGCGACTGA
- a CDS encoding HAD family phosphatase, whose amino-acid sequence MRLALFDLDNTLLGGDSDHAWGDYLCERGILDAVAYKARNDEFYQDYLAGTLDNAEYLNFCLEILGRTEMAQLNEWHNDYMRDCIEPIMLPKAMELLAKHRAAGDKLVIITATNRFVTAPIAARLGVETLIATECEIENGRYTGRSTDVPCFREGKVTRLNRWLEETGYSLEDSYFYSDSMNDLPLLEQVTHPVAVDPDPNLRAEAQKRGWPVITLRS is encoded by the coding sequence ATGCGCCTGGCTTTATTCGACTTGGACAACACGCTTCTGGGCGGTGACAGCGATCACGCCTGGGGCGATTACCTCTGCGAACGCGGGATTCTCGACGCGGTGGCCTACAAGGCCCGCAACGACGAGTTTTACCAGGACTACCTGGCCGGCACGCTGGATAACGCCGAGTACCTGAACTTCTGCCTGGAAATCCTCGGCCGCACCGAGATGGCCCAGTTGAACGAGTGGCACAACGACTACATGCGCGACTGCATCGAGCCGATCATGCTGCCCAAGGCCATGGAACTGCTGGCCAAGCACCGCGCTGCGGGCGACAAGCTGGTGATCATCACCGCCACCAACCGCTTCGTCACCGCGCCGATTGCCGCACGCCTGGGCGTTGAAACCCTGATCGCCACTGAGTGCGAGATAGAAAATGGCCGCTATACCGGGCGCAGCACCGACGTGCCGTGCTTCCGAGAAGGCAAGGTGACACGTTTGAATCGTTGGCTGGAAGAGACCGGCTATAGCCTGGAAGACAGCTACTTCTATAGCGACTCGATGAATGATTTGCCGTTGCTGGAGCAAGTGACCCACCCGGTGGCGGTGGACCCGGATCCGAATTTGCGGGCTGAGGCCCAGAAGCGAGGCTGGCCGGTAATCACGCTGCGTAGCTGA
- a CDS encoding DUF2269 family protein: METLTTLKVIHITATVLLLLSGLGLAVLAWRKRSAGPTATVQRPWAFVWLLMGVCMVSMPFTGWWLAHLIGWPLGQTWILGSSILYTVAALAWFWLVARLNRLRKGEGGSLNFTLVLAVVSLVGFVAIAGLMGAKPV; encoded by the coding sequence ATGGAAACGCTGACCACCCTCAAGGTGATCCACATCACCGCCACTGTGTTACTGCTGCTCAGCGGCCTGGGCCTGGCGGTACTGGCCTGGCGCAAACGCAGCGCCGGTCCGACCGCTACCGTGCAACGCCCGTGGGCGTTTGTGTGGTTGCTGATGGGGGTGTGCATGGTCAGTATGCCGTTTACCGGTTGGTGGCTGGCGCACCTGATCGGCTGGCCGCTGGGGCAAACCTGGATTCTGGGCTCCAGCATCCTCTACACCGTGGCGGCGCTGGCCTGGTTCTGGCTGGTGGCGCGGCTTAATCGCCTGCGTAAAGGCGAGGGCGGTAGCCTGAATTTCACGTTGGTGCTGGCGGTGGTCAGCCTGGTGGGGTTTGTGGCGATTGCCGGGTTGATGGGCGCCAAGCCGGTTTAA
- the ilvA gene encoding threonine ammonia-lyase, biosynthetic, with the protein MLEQYVKKILTSRVYDVAVETPLQTARQLSERLGNTVWLKREDLQPVFSFKIRGAYNKLTQLSSEERARGVVTASAGNHAQGLALAAKVLGVKATIVMPKTTPEIKVEGVRSRGGKVVLHGDSFPEALAYSLKLVDEKGYVYIHPYDDPHTIAGQGTVAMEILRQHPGPLDAIFVPVGGGGLIAGIAAYVKYLRPEIKIIGVEPDDSNCLQAAMAAGERVVLPTVGIFADGVAVAQIGQHTFDICKDYVDEVITVSTDEICAAIKDIYDDTRSITEPAGALGVAGIKKYVETRGITGQTLVAIDSGANVNFDRLRHVAERAELGEGREAIIAVTIPEQPGSFKAFCEAVGKRQITEFNYRYHSGREAHIFVGVQTHPENDPRSALIASLTSQGFPVLDLTENELAKLHIRHMVGGHAAKVSDELVFRFEFPERPGALFNFLNKLGGRWNISMFHYRNHGAADGRVVAGLQVPADERHLVPAALAQIGYPYWDESENPAYQLFLG; encoded by the coding sequence ATGCTTGAACAGTACGTCAAAAAGATCCTCACCTCGCGCGTTTACGACGTTGCCGTAGAAACCCCCTTGCAGACCGCGCGCCAGCTCTCCGAGCGGCTGGGCAACACGGTCTGGCTCAAGCGTGAAGACTTGCAGCCGGTGTTCTCGTTCAAGATTCGCGGCGCCTACAACAAGCTGACCCAACTGAGCAGCGAGGAACGTGCGCGCGGCGTGGTCACCGCGTCTGCCGGCAACCACGCCCAGGGCCTGGCCCTGGCGGCGAAGGTGCTGGGGGTCAAGGCCACCATCGTGATGCCCAAGACCACCCCGGAAATCAAAGTGGAAGGCGTGCGCTCGCGTGGCGGCAAAGTGGTGCTGCACGGAGATTCTTTCCCGGAAGCGCTGGCGTATTCGCTGAAACTGGTCGACGAAAAAGGCTACGTTTACATTCACCCCTACGATGATCCGCACACCATTGCCGGGCAGGGCACCGTGGCGATGGAGATTCTGCGTCAGCACCCTGGGCCGCTGGACGCGATTTTCGTACCGGTGGGCGGCGGCGGACTGATCGCCGGTATCGCGGCGTACGTGAAATACCTGCGCCCTGAAATCAAGATCATCGGTGTCGAACCGGATGACTCCAACTGCCTGCAGGCCGCCATGGCGGCGGGCGAGCGTGTGGTGCTGCCAACCGTCGGCATCTTCGCCGATGGCGTGGCGGTGGCGCAGATCGGCCAGCACACCTTCGATATCTGCAAAGACTATGTGGACGAAGTGATCACCGTCAGCACCGATGAAATCTGCGCGGCGATCAAGGACATCTACGACGACACGCGCTCCATCACCGAGCCTGCTGGCGCACTTGGCGTGGCGGGTATCAAGAAATACGTGGAAACGCGGGGCATCACCGGTCAAACCCTGGTGGCCATCGACTCCGGCGCCAACGTCAACTTCGACCGCTTGCGCCACGTGGCCGAGCGCGCCGAGCTGGGTGAAGGCCGCGAAGCCATCATCGCCGTGACCATTCCCGAGCAGCCGGGCAGCTTCAAGGCGTTCTGTGAGGCTGTGGGCAAGCGCCAGATCACCGAATTCAACTACCGTTATCACTCCGGCCGGGAGGCGCACATCTTCGTCGGCGTGCAGACGCACCCGGAAAACGACCCGCGCAGCGCGCTGATCGCCAGCCTCACCAGTCAGGGTTTCCCGGTGCTGGACCTGACCGAGAACGAGCTGGCCAAGTTGCATATCCGCCACATGGTCGGCGGGCACGCGGCCAAGGTCAGCGATGAGCTGGTGTTCCGTTTCGAGTTCCCGGAGCGTCCGGGCGCGCTGTTCAACTTTCTTAACAAACTGGGCGGGCGCTGGAACATCTCGATGTTCCACTATCGCAACCATGGCGCGGCCGATGGCCGTGTGGTCGCGGGCCTGCAAGTGCCGGCGGACGAGCGCCATCTGGTGCCGGCGGCCTTGGCGCAAATCGGCTACCCGTACTGGGATGAAAGCGAAAACCCGGCCTACCAGCTGTTCCTCGGTTAA
- the rpiA gene encoding ribose-5-phosphate isomerase RpiA → MTQDQLKQAVAQAAVDLILPKLDDKSIVGVGTGSTANCFIDALAQHKGAFDGAVASSEATAARLKGHGIPVYELNTVSDLEFYVDGADESDEHLNLIKGGGAALTREKIVAAVAKTFICIADASKLVAVLGAFPLPVEVIPMARSHVARELVKLGGDPVYREGVLTDNGNIIIDVFNMQITNPVELETQINAIVGVVTNGLFAARPADVLLLGTSEGVKTLKA, encoded by the coding sequence ATGACCCAGGATCAACTCAAACAGGCAGTGGCCCAGGCCGCCGTCGATTTAATCCTTCCTAAACTCGACGACAAGAGCATCGTCGGTGTCGGCACCGGCTCCACCGCCAACTGCTTTATCGATGCACTGGCCCAGCACAAAGGTGCATTTGACGGCGCCGTGGCCAGTTCCGAAGCCACCGCCGCACGCCTCAAGGGCCATGGCATTCCGGTGTACGAGCTCAACACCGTGAGCGACCTGGAGTTCTACGTCGACGGCGCCGATGAAAGCGACGAACACCTGAACCTGATCAAAGGCGGTGGCGCAGCCTTGACCCGCGAGAAGATCGTCGCGGCCGTGGCCAAGACCTTTATCTGCATCGCCGACGCCAGCAAGCTGGTGGCGGTACTCGGCGCATTCCCACTGCCAGTGGAAGTCATCCCGATGGCCCGCAGCCACGTAGCTCGCGAGCTGGTGAAGCTGGGCGGCGACCCGGTGTACCGCGAAGGCGTGTTGACCGACAACGGCAATATCATCATTGATGTGTTCAACATGCAGATCACCAACCCGGTGGAGCTGGAGACGCAGATCAATGCGATCGTCGGCGTGGTGACCAATGGGTTGTTCGCCGCGCGTCCGGCTGATGTGTTGCTGCTGGGCACTTCTGAAGGCGTGAAAACCCTGAAGGCTTAA
- a CDS encoding autotransporter domain-containing protein — MIKPLALAISVVGSLLSTHTQAYDYGQHANTTLEKLINDYPGRYRGTANFAGAADWMQSQMGSAYSLSRQNFTWNNGTRASQNVVAYAAGTTPRYVVIGAHFDTYFGRPTLQGLDDNGSGASVLTEVAKNLGGLQLENGLQIVGFGAEEEGLRGSKAFVDSLSASQRANMLAMINLDSLITGDMMYAHAGQNSTANPALASLREHTFQIAKELNIPLFTNPGLDPQYPKGTGCCSDGEPFEPLKIPILYIEATHWELGDLDGYTQTNNPKIPGGSTWHDPAEDNKAVLTDAFGQARIDQRLRDYSRLLSRLVLELTNADLMASTASGGAVARNMQDNLQRQHQAMVRLHDRRWLSLQAVSREVGSFDGEVGVDGEYTPNSGFDSPLNPEARRLGVHALGDYQLTPSLNIGASLSYLNGRDKLEHRGKLDSDTWQAAAYALLNDGGPSWLAGDLKVGRTRFDAKRNLLIQANGGPVLLNQQLSGNTDALSLGARVLGGYDFDVGAVKSGPFAGLDYSHSRIDKFHEKQNLRTALEYQEQSFDSLEASFGWRVRGAVALPYGLSLLPYGDIAWVKELADGRLDDLQLTARADGRARTAKLGAVDKSFGRAQVGSQLAITPQLGVYAEVNSRLGHAEGSQTGYSLGVQWMF, encoded by the coding sequence GTGATAAAGCCCCTAGCCCTCGCGATCAGCGTGGTCGGCAGCCTGCTGTCGACACATACCCAGGCCTACGATTACGGCCAGCACGCCAACACCACCCTGGAAAAGCTGATCAACGATTACCCCGGCCGGTATCGCGGCACCGCCAATTTCGCCGGCGCAGCAGATTGGATGCAAAGCCAGATGGGCTCGGCCTATAGCCTCAGTCGCCAGAACTTCACCTGGAACAACGGCACTCGCGCCTCGCAAAACGTGGTGGCCTACGCCGCCGGCACCACGCCGCGGTACGTGGTGATTGGCGCGCATTTTGACACCTACTTCGGCCGCCCGACCCTGCAAGGCCTGGACGACAATGGCTCCGGCGCCAGCGTGCTGACCGAAGTGGCGAAGAACCTCGGCGGTCTGCAACTGGAAAACGGCCTGCAAATCGTCGGCTTCGGCGCGGAAGAGGAAGGCCTGCGCGGCTCCAAGGCGTTTGTCGACTCACTCAGCGCCAGCCAGCGCGCGAACATGCTGGCAATGATCAACCTCGACAGCCTGATCACCGGCGACATGATGTACGCCCACGCCGGCCAGAACAGCACGGCCAACCCCGCCCTGGCCTCGCTGCGCGAACACACTTTCCAGATCGCCAAGGAATTGAACATCCCCCTGTTCACCAACCCTGGCCTGGACCCGCAATACCCCAAGGGCACCGGCTGTTGCAGCGATGGCGAGCCGTTCGAGCCGCTGAAAATCCCGATTCTGTATATCGAAGCCACCCACTGGGAGCTGGGCGACCTGGACGGCTACACCCAAACCAACAACCCGAAAATTCCGGGTGGCTCGACCTGGCATGACCCGGCCGAGGACAACAAAGCCGTGCTCACCGACGCCTTCGGCCAGGCGCGCATCGACCAGCGCCTGCGCGACTATTCGCGCCTGCTCAGCCGCCTGGTGCTGGAGCTGACCAACGCCGACCTGATGGCCTCGACTGCCTCCGGCGGCGCCGTTGCACGCAACATGCAGGACAACCTACAGCGCCAGCACCAAGCCATGGTGCGCCTGCATGATCGCCGCTGGCTGAGCTTGCAAGCAGTCAGTCGCGAGGTTGGCAGCTTTGACGGCGAGGTTGGCGTGGACGGTGAATACACCCCGAACAGCGGCTTCGACAGCCCGCTCAACCCTGAGGCGCGGCGTTTGGGCGTGCATGCGCTCGGCGACTACCAACTCACGCCCAGCCTGAACATTGGCGCCAGCCTGAGCTACCTCAACGGTCGCGACAAACTAGAGCACCGCGGCAAACTCGACAGCGACACCTGGCAGGCCGCGGCCTACGCCTTGCTCAACGACGGCGGGCCGAGCTGGCTGGCCGGCGACCTGAAAGTCGGTCGTACGCGCTTTGATGCCAAGCGCAACTTGTTGATCCAGGCCAATGGCGGCCCGGTCTTGCTCAATCAGCAACTGAGCGGCAACACCGACGCATTGTCCTTGGGCGCGCGTGTCCTGGGCGGCTATGACTTCGACGTCGGCGCGGTCAAGAGCGGTCCGTTTGCCGGTCTGGATTACAGCCACTCGCGCATCGATAAATTTCACGAAAAACAAAACCTGCGCACGGCGCTTGAGTACCAGGAGCAATCTTTCGACTCCCTGGAAGCCAGCTTCGGTTGGCGCGTGCGCGGTGCCGTCGCCCTGCCCTATGGTTTGAGCCTGCTGCCTTACGGCGACATCGCCTGGGTCAAGGAATTGGCTGATGGGCGCCTCGACGACTTGCAATTGACCGCCCGCGCCGACGGCCGGGCGCGCACCGCCAAACTGGGCGCCGTGGACAAAAGCTTTGGCCGCGCCCAAGTCGGCAGCCAGCTGGCGATCACCCCGCAACTGGGCGTTTACGCCGAGGTAAACAGCCGCCTGGGGCATGCCGAAGGCAGCCAGACCGGCTATTCGCTGGGTGTGCAGTGGATGTTTTGA